A region of Triplophysa dalaica isolate WHDGS20190420 chromosome 18, ASM1584641v1, whole genome shotgun sequence DNA encodes the following proteins:
- the suv39h1b gene encoding histone-lysine N-methyltransferase SUV39H1b, with protein MAENLKVCRVACIATVDQLETLCRQEGVLCAKLGINKHNLGDYDVEYLCDYKRKVITDGKTQTVQESFLVKWKGYPESMNTWEPRKNLKCIDLLNQFWADLNAEMQRQKKRCAPRRLDPATASFLVQQAKLRQTLKLWEVHLNSLGTHKGHIYVTNKVDLEGPPKNFTYINDYKVGDGILLNEVSVGCECTDCLNCPVEGCCAGVSQHKFAYNEIGQVRIRPGLPVYECNKRCRCGPDCPNRVVQRGIRYSLCIFRTDNGRGWGVRTMERIRKNTFVMEYVGEIITTEEAERRGHVYDKEGATYLFDLDYVDDEYTVDAAHYGNISHFVNHSCDPNLQVYNVFIDNIDERLPRIAFFATRGIKAGEELTFDYKMKIDPVDAESEKMDSNFSLTGLPGSPKKRMHMECKCGVATCRKYLF; from the exons ATGGCGGAAAATTTGAAAG TGTGTAGAGTAGCATGCATTGCTACTGTAGATCAGCTGGAGACGCTGTGTCGACAGGAGGGTGTTTTGTGCGCCAAGCTTGGCATCAACAAGCACAATCTGGGCGATTATGACGTTGAATACCTCTGCGACTACAAAAGAAAAGTCATCACCGATGGGAAGACACAAACGGTACAG GAGTCATTCTTAGTAAAATGGAAAGGCTATCCCGAATCTATGAACACATGGGAACCGCGAAAGAACCTGAAGTGCATAGATCTGCTCAATCAATTTTGGGCAGACCTGAACGCAGAGATGCAAAGACAGAAGAAGCGCTGCGCCCCCCGACGGCTAGATCCCGCCACCGCATCCTTCCTCGTCCAGCAGGCAAAGCTCCGGCAGACTCTTAAACTGTGGGAGGTGCACCTCAACAGCCTGGGCACCCACAAGGGCCATATCTACGTCACAAACAAGGTGGATTTGGAAGGGCCGCCTAAGAACTTCACCTACATTAATGACTATAAGGTTGGCGACGGGATTTTGCTGAACGAGGTGTCCGTGGGTTGCGAATGCACGGACTGCCTAAATTGCCCAGTAGAAGGCTGCTGTGCTGGAGTGTCCCAGCACAAGTTTGCGTACAATGAAATCGGCCAGGTCCGCATTCGGCCAGGGTTGCCCGTTTATGAATGCAACAAGCGTTGCCGCTGTGGACCGGACTGCCCCAACAGAGTGGTGCAGAGGGGCATTCGGTATTCCCTTTGCATTTTTCGAACAGACAATGGCAGGGGCTGGGGGGTACGGACCATGGAACGCATTCGCAAGAACACTTTTGTCATGGAGTATGTTGGGGAG ATCATTACAACAGAGGAGGCCGAACGGAGAGGTCACGTGTATGATAAAGAAGGTGCCACCTACCTTTTTGATCTGGATTATGTGGACGATGAGTACACAGTGGACGCCGCTCACTATGGAAACATCTCCCACTTTGTCAATCACAGC TGCGACCCCAACCTTCAGGTCTACAATGTGTTCATTGATAACATAGACGAGCGGCTGCCAAGAATAGCGTTCTTTGCCACACGTGGCATTAAGGCAGGAGAGGAGCTTACCTTTGACTACAAAATGAAGA TCGATCCAGTAGATGCTGAGAGCGAAAAGATGGATTCTAATTTCAGTCTGACAGGACTTCCAGGTTCTCCTAAGAAACGTATGCATATGGAGTGCAAATGTGGTGTGGCAACATGTCGAAAGTACCTCTTTTAA